A window from Athalia rosae chromosome 5, iyAthRosa1.1, whole genome shotgun sequence encodes these proteins:
- the LOC105690214 gene encoding zinc finger protein 346-like — protein sequence MSATTKTIENPEVPGLECLLPPPPPPPPPPTVVSPEASPVASQIQPHQSPQQPAPENAATTCTGLAPSQFPATATSPYFIQSSIQTQNSTPWWVPTEADSSELYDSQYAQWYEATYKVSPPPNISSKAKAKYYKRKSEFIDPAQDAEKVASAQRELSALMKPLKCDLCNAVMNSTLQAKLHYDGKPHQKKVSMFLNQSVKKLKTEDSGQVSSTTEADWNTYCEICKTWFTSQTDATQHYAGKKHLRAANGGPRVRPSKKHQTQNQYSQVDSTGRFGIGTAFQSDPPPVVVAPISEAAAVVPVAPPVPIVPIPAPVPVAAPLYTPPPYPTPLRCDLCGVSANRQDQLDTHRRGARHMRMLRMNGLPVPEPTPETEAVPATGGPIDYSIYRTPSGQYYCAPCNLSVNSESSFAQHVESKKHKNQLNPKSPATAATAKKTRFKKK from the exons GGCTTGAATGTTTGttaccaccaccgccgcctccGCCACCACCCCCAACTGTAGTATCGCCCGAAGCGAGTCCGGTGGCATCGCAAATCCAGCCACACCAATCACCCCAACAACCAGCACCAGAAAATGCAGCAACTACGTGCACCGGGCTGGCACCTAGTCAATTTCCAGCTACCGCAACTTCTCCTTATTTCATTCAGTCTAGTATACAAACTCAAAATTCTACCCCGTGGTGGGTACCCACTGAGGCAGATTCATCAGAACTCTACGACTCTCAGTATGCCCAGTGGTACGAGGCAACTTACAAGGTTTCACCACCACCTAACATATCCAGCAAGGCCAAAGCCAAGTACTACAAACGAAAGAGTGAATTTATCGACCCGGCACAAGATGCAG AAAAAGTCGCCAGTGCTCAGAGAGAATTGTCCGCTCTAATGAAACCGTTAAAATGTGACTTATGCAATGCAGTT ATGAATTCCACCCTTCAAGCGAAATTACACTACGATGGTAAACCCCATCAGAAAAAAGTGTCCATGTTCTTGAATCAGAGcgtgaaaaagttgaaaaccgAAGATAGCGGTCAAGTTTCGAGTACGACCGAAGCCGACTGGAATACGTATTGCGAG ATCTGTAAGACTTGGTTCACTTCGCAAACAGATGCGACCCAGCATTATGCGGGGAAGAAACACCTGAGAGCGGCGAATGGAGGTCCGCGTGTTAG ACCATCGAAGAAACATCAAACTCAGAATCAGTACAGCCAAGTTGACTCGACCGGACGGTTCGGAATAGGAACGGCTTTCCAATCCGATCCACCGCCAGTTGTAGTTGCACCAATATCAGAAGCTGCTGCAGTTGTGCCTGTTGCACCTCCAGTACCCATTGTACCTATACCTGCACCTGTACCAGTTGCAGCCCCCCTCTACACACCTCCGCCTTATCCAACGCCACTGCGCTGCGATCTATGCGGCGTTTCTGCAAATCGACAAGATCAATTGGATACCCATCGGCGAGGGGCGAGACACATGAGAATGCTTAGAATGAATGGACTCCCAGTGCCTGAACCTA CACCTGAAACAGAAGCTGTACCTGCAACGGGTGGACCGATAGATTACTCGATTTACCGAACCCCTTCGG GACAATACTACTGTGCACCGTGCAATTTGTCTGTAAATTCGGAAAGCAGTTTTGCACAACACGTCGAGAGCAAGAAACACAAGAATCAATTGAACCCAAAATCTCCCGCAACTGCTGCCACTGCTAAGAAAACACGGTTCAAGAAAAAGTAG